One genomic window of Mucilaginibacter sp. SJ includes the following:
- a CDS encoding glycosyltransferase family 4 protein → MKVAVLAPVAWRTPPRHYGPWEQIASNITEGIIKMGAEATLFATGDSITAGKLDAICDTGYEEDRTQDAKVLECLHISNLMEKADQFDIIHNNFDFLPLTYSGLIKTPLITTIHGFSSSKIIPVYKKYNSRGHYVSISNADRSPELDYLATVYNGVDTRDFQFYEQPDDYLLYFGRIHPDKGTAEAIDIARKSKRKLLIAGIVQDTKYFKEKIEPLLCADVEYVGHAGPDKRQELLGRAYALLHPISFDEPFGLSVAEAMLCGTPVIAFNRGSMPELIKNAQTGFLVNTVDEAAEAVDWLDQISRADCYDWANSQFSSDKMVKDYWELYNRVLG, encoded by the coding sequence ATGAAGGTAGCTGTATTAGCCCCTGTTGCCTGGCGCACACCGCCCAGGCACTACGGGCCCTGGGAGCAGATAGCATCAAACATAACCGAAGGGATCATCAAAATGGGCGCGGAGGCAACCCTCTTCGCTACGGGTGATTCGATAACGGCGGGTAAACTTGATGCTATTTGTGATACGGGTTATGAGGAAGACAGAACACAGGATGCCAAAGTGCTGGAATGCCTGCATATCAGTAACCTGATGGAAAAGGCCGATCAGTTCGACATCATTCATAATAATTTTGATTTTTTGCCGCTCACATACTCGGGCCTGATTAAAACGCCGCTGATCACTACCATTCATGGGTTTTCATCATCAAAGATCATCCCGGTTTATAAAAAATATAATAGCCGGGGGCACTACGTTTCCATCAGCAATGCCGACCGTAGTCCAGAACTTGATTATTTAGCCACGGTATACAACGGCGTCGATACCCGTGATTTTCAGTTTTATGAGCAGCCGGATGATTACCTGTTGTACTTCGGTCGCATCCATCCCGATAAAGGGACCGCCGAAGCTATCGATATCGCCAGGAAAAGTAAACGAAAATTGCTTATAGCCGGTATAGTTCAGGATACCAAGTACTTTAAGGAAAAGATAGAACCATTGCTTTGTGCCGATGTGGAGTATGTAGGCCATGCCGGGCCTGATAAAAGGCAGGAACTTTTAGGCAGAGCTTATGCACTGTTGCATCCCATTAGCTTTGATGAACCTTTTGGCCTGAGCGTGGCTGAAGCAATGCTGTGCGGTACGCCGGTCATAGCTTTTAACCGCGGCTCGATGCCAGAATTAATCAAAAACGCACAGACCGGCTTTTTGGTTAATACGGTTGATGAAGCCGCCGAAGCAGTTGACTGGCTCGATCAGATTAGCAGGGCTGATTGTTACGACTGGGCAAATTCGCAGTTTTCGAGCGATAAAATGGTGAAGGATTATTGGGAGTTGTATAATAGGGTATTGGGGTAA
- a CDS encoding UbiA-like polyprenyltransferase, with protein sequence MKKYLSLVTFAHTIFAMPFAFIGFFLAVTTTQYHFDWLKLVLMVLCMVFARNSAMAFNRYLDRDIDIQNPRTKQRDIPAGRISPKAALTFVIINCLLFITATWFINRLCFFLSPVALFVVMGYSATKRFTALCHLVLGLGLSLAPIGAYLVVTGQFAITPIFFSLSVLCWVSGFDIIYALQDEDFDRSQNLHSIPAYLGKVNALRLSTFLHVLSAVFIMMPAFETQVGFLYYIGIAFFCAMLVYQHLLVKPNDLSRVNFAFMTTNGIASVVFAVLFLLDRIWIH encoded by the coding sequence ATGAAAAAATATTTATCTTTAGTAACCTTTGCCCATACCATCTTCGCCATGCCGTTTGCATTTATCGGCTTCTTTTTGGCAGTAACTACAACCCAGTATCATTTCGACTGGCTAAAGCTGGTTTTGATGGTTTTATGTATGGTATTTGCCCGTAATTCGGCAATGGCCTTTAACCGCTACCTTGACAGGGATATCGACATTCAAAACCCACGTACCAAACAGCGCGATATCCCAGCCGGCCGGATCAGCCCAAAAGCTGCTTTAACATTTGTTATTATCAACTGCCTGCTGTTTATTACAGCTACCTGGTTCATCAACAGGCTTTGTTTCTTTTTATCGCCGGTAGCTTTATTTGTGGTAATGGGCTACAGCGCAACCAAACGTTTTACCGCGCTCTGCCATCTGGTATTAGGATTGGGTTTATCGCTTGCCCCTATCGGCGCTTATTTAGTGGTTACCGGTCAGTTTGCTATTACACCCATATTCTTTTCACTATCCGTACTTTGCTGGGTAAGCGGCTTTGATATTATTTACGCCCTGCAGGATGAAGATTTTGACCGAAGCCAAAACCTGCACTCTATCCCGGCGTACTTAGGTAAAGTGAACGCCTTAAGACTCTCCACGTTTTTACATGTGCTTTCGGCCGTTTTCATTATGATGCCGGCATTTGAAACTCAGGTAGGCTTCCTGTACTACATTGGTATCGCGTTTTTTTGCGCCATGCTTGTTTACCAGCACTTGCTTGTAAAACCAAACGACCTGAGCCGCGTTAACTTTGCTTTTATGACTACCAATGGCATTGCCAGCGTAGTATTTGCTGTATTGTTTTTGCTCGACAGGATATGGATTCACTAA
- a CDS encoding NAD-dependent epimerase/dehydratase family protein, translated as MHTILGAGGPVANILTKELINHNETIRLVSRKPVNTTNDKVTWQKADLLNYDEVLAAAKGSTVIYLVAGLVYDKDIWWAQWPVIMQNVINVTKATGARLIFFDNVYMYGLVNGTMTEDTPYKPNSAKGEVRAAIAEMLMNEVKAGNIRATIARAPDFYGTDSTNSFIDMLVLSNYAKKQNAKWIGDPNCKHNFIYVPDAGKAMFLLGQNPDSDNQIWHLPTPPAITGKQFLTITAGVYRVEPKYSRLNKVMLWLAGLFKKVIMSTVEMYYQYDHDYIFDSSKFEKAFNFKPTSYEDAITEISKTLHKS; from the coding sequence ATGCATACTATATTAGGAGCCGGCGGTCCGGTAGCAAACATCCTCACCAAAGAATTAATCAACCATAACGAAACCATCCGTTTAGTTAGCCGCAAACCGGTTAACACTACTAACGATAAAGTAACCTGGCAAAAAGCCGATCTGCTTAATTACGATGAAGTACTTGCGGCAGCAAAAGGATCGACAGTAATTTATCTCGTTGCCGGCCTGGTTTATGATAAAGACATCTGGTGGGCGCAATGGCCGGTGATCATGCAGAATGTGATCAATGTTACCAAAGCCACCGGTGCCCGCTTAATATTTTTTGATAACGTTTACATGTACGGGCTGGTTAACGGCACTATGACCGAGGATACTCCCTACAAACCCAATAGCGCCAAGGGCGAGGTTCGTGCAGCAATTGCCGAAATGCTGATGAACGAGGTTAAAGCCGGAAACATCCGCGCCACTATTGCCCGCGCTCCCGATTTTTATGGCACCGACTCAACCAATAGCTTCATTGATATGCTGGTATTGAGCAACTACGCCAAAAAACAAAACGCCAAATGGATTGGCGATCCTAATTGTAAACACAATTTTATTTATGTGCCCGATGCGGGTAAAGCCATGTTTTTGCTTGGACAAAATCCGGATAGCGACAACCAGATATGGCACCTCCCTACTCCGCCTGCCATCACCGGTAAACAGTTTTTAACTATTACCGCCGGGGTTTATCGGGTTGAGCCCAAATATTCACGCCTTAACAAGGTGATGCTTTGGCTGGCCGGTTTGTTTAAAAAAGTGATCATGAGCACCGTGGAGATGTATTACCAGTACGATCACGATTATATTTTCGACAGCAGCAAATTTGAAAAAGCGTTCAACTTTAAACCAACAAGCTATGAGGATGCGATAACTGAGATATCGAAAACGCTTCATAAGTCTTAA
- a CDS encoding Crp/Fnr family transcriptional regulator, producing the protein MDSLTALQKFRQYFERYVPLIDGEWLALSQYLTVDALKKKRFYVEAGKVCDHIGLVVKGSVRYYHVKDGEEITGYFSFEDEMLSSYKSFLTRTPAANYIQALEDSVIVNLSHKNLKEACMNELLGFKMERFGRLTAEHYLICYEERITSFITQSPEERYSDLLQTGGEALYRIPQHYIANYLGITPVSLSRIRRRIMKISA; encoded by the coding sequence ATGGATTCACTAACCGCCCTCCAAAAGTTTCGGCAGTATTTTGAAAGATATGTTCCGCTTATCGACGGAGAGTGGCTGGCTTTATCGCAATATCTAACGGTAGATGCCTTAAAAAAGAAAAGGTTTTATGTAGAAGCCGGTAAAGTGTGCGATCATATCGGCCTTGTGGTAAAAGGATCCGTGCGCTATTACCACGTTAAAGACGGCGAGGAAATAACCGGCTATTTCAGCTTTGAAGATGAGATGTTAAGCTCATACAAAAGTTTCCTCACCCGTACCCCGGCAGCAAATTATATCCAGGCGCTTGAAGATTCGGTAATTGTGAATTTAAGCCACAAAAATCTGAAAGAAGCTTGCATGAATGAGCTGCTCGGTTTTAAGATGGAGCGTTTTGGAAGATTAACAGCCGAACACTATCTCATCTGTTACGAAGAACGTATTACTTCCTTTATCACCCAATCGCCCGAAGAGCGTTACAGCGATCTTTTACAAACAGGTGGCGAAGCATTATACCGCATCCCCCAGCATTATATTGCCAATTATTTAGGGATTACCCCGGTTTCGCTCTCGCGGATCAGGAGAAGGATCATGAAAATAAGCGCTTAA
- a CDS encoding M3 family oligoendopeptidase, protein MIHKKTRTYIPASLDIKWETLEPFYKELLDRPIHSVEELEKWLRDKSELEAALEEDFAWRYIRMTCDTTSEDLLQKFQYFATEIEPKIAPYSNELNKKLVASEYVDKLDGEKYFVFLRAVKKALELFREENIPVQTEIQVEQQKYQSTTGAMSVHIDDKEFTLEQASVFLKGTDRVKRQEVWEKITSRRLQDKDKLDELFDHLRKLRHTVATNANFENFRDYMFQALGRFDYTPQDCYAFHAAIETEIVPILRAQAEKRREALGLSVLKPWDMDVDISGKPALKPFQNGDDLIEKSIQCFSNINRYLGERLEIMKDNGLFDVESRKGKAPGGYNYPLAETGAPFIFMNSANTFRDLTTMVHEGGHAVHTFLTADLELNDFKHCPSEVAELASMSMELISMDNWNVYFDNEEDLKRAKRDQLVDVLKTLPWVAVVDQFQHWIYTNPAHTDADRTTAWIEIFEPFGAGFADWSEHREALANLWQKQLHIFEVPFYYIEYGMAQLGAIAVWKNYKENPEKGLQLYLNALKLGYTKTIKEIYETAGIKFDFSATYVKELAEFVKAELDKLN, encoded by the coding sequence ATGATCCACAAAAAAACGAGAACATATATCCCGGCTTCCCTTGATATTAAATGGGAAACCCTTGAACCTTTTTATAAAGAATTATTAGATCGTCCAATTCACTCAGTTGAAGAATTGGAGAAATGGCTGCGCGATAAAAGTGAGCTGGAAGCAGCTTTGGAAGAAGATTTCGCATGGCGCTATATCCGCATGACCTGCGATACCACCAGCGAAGACCTGCTTCAAAAGTTCCAGTACTTCGCTACCGAAATTGAGCCTAAAATTGCTCCATATAGTAACGAACTAAACAAAAAGCTGGTGGCCAGCGAATATGTAGATAAACTGGACGGCGAGAAATATTTTGTATTCCTCCGCGCTGTAAAAAAAGCGCTTGAACTTTTCCGCGAGGAAAACATCCCGGTACAAACAGAGATCCAGGTGGAGCAGCAAAAGTATCAATCTACCACCGGCGCAATGTCGGTTCATATCGATGATAAAGAGTTTACTTTAGAACAAGCTTCTGTATTTTTAAAAGGTACCGACCGTGTCAAACGCCAGGAAGTTTGGGAAAAGATCACCAGCCGCCGTTTACAGGATAAAGACAAACTCGATGAACTTTTCGACCATTTGCGCAAGCTTCGTCATACTGTAGCAACAAACGCCAATTTTGAAAACTTCCGCGATTATATGTTCCAGGCGCTTGGCCGTTTCGATTATACCCCGCAGGATTGTTATGCTTTTCATGCAGCCATCGAAACTGAGATTGTTCCAATCCTCAGGGCACAAGCCGAAAAACGCCGCGAAGCTTTAGGTTTATCTGTCCTTAAACCCTGGGATATGGACGTAGATATTTCAGGTAAACCAGCCCTCAAACCATTCCAAAATGGTGATGACCTGATCGAAAAATCTATCCAGTGCTTCAGCAATATCAACCGCTATTTAGGCGAGCGTTTGGAGATCATGAAAGATAACGGCCTGTTTGATGTGGAAAGCCGTAAGGGCAAAGCCCCGGGTGGTTACAACTATCCGCTGGCCGAAACAGGTGCGCCGTTTATTTTCATGAACTCGGCCAATACCTTCCGCGATTTAACTACTATGGTACATGAAGGCGGTCACGCGGTGCACACTTTCCTTACTGCCGATCTGGAACTGAATGATTTTAAACATTGCCCATCCGAAGTTGCCGAATTAGCCTCCATGTCGATGGAGCTGATATCGATGGATAACTGGAATGTGTATTTTGATAACGAAGAGGATCTTAAACGCGCCAAACGCGACCAATTGGTTGATGTACTGAAAACCCTGCCCTGGGTGGCTGTGGTCGATCAGTTTCAGCACTGGATCTATACCAACCCCGCCCATACCGATGCCGACCGTACAACCGCCTGGATCGAGATCTTTGAACCATTCGGCGCAGGCTTTGCCGATTGGAGCGAACATCGCGAAGCATTAGCAAATCTTTGGCAAAAACAGTTGCACATCTTCGAGGTGCCATTTTACTATATCGAATACGGCATGGCCCAGTTAGGAGCTATAGCTGTATGGAAAAACTACAAAGAAAATCCTGAAAAGGGCTTGCAGCTGTATCTTAATGCCCTTAAACTCGGTTATACCAAAACCATTAAAGAGATTTACGAAACCGCCGGCATCAAGTTTGATTTCAGCGCGACTTATGTAAAAGAGTTGGCCGAGTTTGTTAAAGCTGAACTGGATAAGTTGAATTAA